Genomic window (Nymphalis io chromosome 28, ilAglIoxx1.1, whole genome shotgun sequence):
GGATAACATAcatgtgtaaaaaaattaaaacgagattcaaattaaattattccattagcacatttaatttataatataactatttaaattacgtAGCTAATAACTACAACtacaactatattttaatatatgtacataccttacatataaaaaagaaaaaaataaattaaatattaaattgatgaatttaataataatacaattattattatactttatgaataaaattgaaataaaatagaaaggtTTTTttgcgcattttttttttttgaggcaatgtattttgcaatttaaaatccGGAAATCTTGAGTAAGACTTCATTTTTTACGCAATGTAACTGCGTGGTCAGCTGATATGCTCTAAGCATTTTTTAACAGAACTTTTTAcaggctttgtgtaagcccacCTGGGTAGGTGCCaatcaccagatattctaccgccaagtagCAATACTGAATAtactgtgttccagtttgaagggtgaccgTAACATATTAGTTACCAAGGATGGTGaaacattgacaatgtaagagatatttaatatttcttacagtatcgATATCTAAAGGCGGTAGTGACCATTTAACTTCATGCCAATTtatcagtctgcctacctatatctAACACATGTGGGAGATTTTCATCGGACACATACGGGTTCACGgtgtttcccttcaccgccgagaatgggatgaactataaacacaaattaagcacatggaagttcaatggtgcttgctTTTGAAGCTGTCTTCGGTTAGGAttcataatcatttaattaacaaaaaattaccTGTAAAGCAAGTTCTCTATCCATTAACGATTGCGACGATACACCGTCAGCCAATACATGCACATTAATATCTTCATGCAGTAGATCGATCACTGTTTGCTCAACACATACATGGGCCTGGAGTTAAAAGCGCAATATTTAGATATGTTTGTTGTATTAAACACTCGCTACGGCCGAGACATTATACGTGTAAATTTTAGTGTGTCACAGCCTTTAATTCGTATCCATCATTCACAGTACAGAGTAACGCTAACTTTAGGGCATTATACAATTTTTCACTACTAGGACTGCCTAGTAAAAATATCAGGTTTAAAAACCAAGTTATATATCTAGATCTAAAATTAAGGAGATCCTATACACCTAATGCTAAGTTGTAACCTCGTAAGACCATACCAGGTTATTAATTTAGGCTAAGACATCACACACCACTATTGAACATTCGTAGAGATTGTCAATAGATAATAATCTTTGGTATCACATGGCACAATGGTTAACTGTTTCAAATGGAAACTTGTAGATAAGAAAGTTGCTATCTTAACTCATACTTAGCTAAAACAAGACCACCACCTTACATCGTCACCTCAAAACCTCATAAGGAAGCTGGTGTTCCACAAGAATGTGTTTTGGGTACAAcactttatataaactatataaacaacatGTCTGATCTAACTGAGGTTAATAATGTCACAAACGCTGATGGCATTGCTATAGCAGCTAGTCATAAGCATCCAGATACTAAATACACTCTCAAACAGGCCTCGACTTTACATGATGACAAAAGAAACGAAGGACAAACAGTAATAAAATCTAAACCAGAACAAGTTATTTTCAAGTTTCTTTAGCTTTCTCCTTAGAAACAACTATTTGTGACTATTGAGAATACTTATAAACTTAGATCATAAAGTAACTAACGAGcgggttggcgtggttggtggatgcttgcctttcacgccttaggtataaaaaaaaaaaaaaaacaaaaatagtttatcagttgtctggtttccatagtgcaAGCtgtgtacaagcttaatttaggatcagatggccgtgtgtgaaaaatggcccaggataatattattatttttaacttggcATCCATAAAAGTACTATATCTATTAAAAGATAAAGTAAAATGAGTGTGTTTTCTAAGTTGCTTCATGTCTTTTTTGTAGCAATGCGACACTTCCGTCATGAACTGTACTATCTGAAGTATTGTAGCATAAGACTAacggaatattaaaaaataatatttaccgcTATACCGAACACCACCGCTGACCCCAAGTTTGGTAGATCCTTTATCAATCTCTCCTTGAGTTCTGTATTATACATGGAGAatgtagatttattataaacaagtgCTGCCCCCTCTAGATTTATATCCTTGGTGGTGTGACCAAAGCTTTTCGTATGTTGCTCTGATACATAAACTGGTATTTTCAAGTGTTTTGCCGCttctaactaaaaaaaaatgaagaataTCTTAATGATctctacattaaaaaaaatatttttattttaatctgtgtTAATATCAAAATCGAATTTGATTTAACATTTGgtctttttaaatatggaaGTGACAGGAAACAGAATATTCTCATGCATCATAAATATAGTTAGTTATTTAACGAATGTGTATAAGGAAAACAAACTCAATTTATAATTCTTAGTCTTCCGACATGGAATATTTCATCGGATGCAGATTTTCATCTAAGTTTAGTATTATCTGTTCTTGCTCTCTTATATTCTCAAAAGCCAaactgataatattatttttatagtccgTTCCACTACATTTGATGTTTGGATGTCAATTTGTTAAAAGAATTCGATAAAAATCTTGTTTGTATgtgttgaatttaaattatttctggcTAAATTTGGCTCTATtgtctgtatattttatttttaatgtcaacatattttgtatcatgctgttgtattccttaaataaaaaacatcattTTTTGCACCCACATTAATTTGATTGCATTATattggcaattttttttaattggctgtttttcaagaaaggtgataaaaccctcttgaaaaactacagaccaatctacctcctgagtcacgtgtataagctgttctcaagagtcgtcacgaaccgtctcgc
Coding sequences:
- the LOC126779143 gene encoding isochorismatase domain-containing protein 1-like, with amino-acid sequence MSRKLLKLGALEAKKTAFFLCDVQEKFRPQIKHFGEVVAVANKMLEAAKHLKIPVYVSEQHTKSFGHTTKDINLEGAALVYNKSTFSMYNTELKERLIKDLPNLGSAVVFGIAAHVCVEQTVIDLLHEDINVHVLADGVSSQSLMDRELALQRFQTMGCFVTTAENVLLKLLGGMSHPALKEVSEIIQNDPTPDEFGAANLKI